TAACTTTTTTGCAAAACAAAATCCATACTAAAGTTAAAATTGGCCACATCAGCCTCGGCCTTCCCAAGCTGCTGGTGTTGGAAGATGTATACTTTGAAGACCAGAAGAAAGACACCCTTATAGCAGGCGAAAAATTAAAGGTTGATATCAGCATGCTTAAGCTGCTGCACAACCAGGTAGAGGTTAACGAAATTAACCTGCAAGGTATCACAGCCAACATAAACCGTGGCGCCGACAGCGTTTTTAATTTCGATTACATTATCAAGGCTTTCGCAGGCGAACAAAAAAAGGAAGTTACGCCTGAGGATACAACCTCGACCATGAAATTTTCTGTTGATAAGGTGAACCTGGACAGGATTAATGTAAAATATAAGGATTTAACTACAGGCAACGATGTGAGCTTCCTCCTCGGCCATTTTGATACCCGGATAAAGGATTTTGATATGGATAAAATGAAGTTTACCATACCTAAAATTACTTTGTCGGGCGTAAATGCACGTATCATTCAAACACCGGCAGGATCATCAATAGCACAGGCAGCCAAAGTTGATACCGCGGTGCAGCCCCTGAACCTGGATTTGAGTTTAGGCCAGATAGATCTGTCTAAAATAAAAGTTGATTACCAAAGCAGCGAAATGACAGCCAATATTAACCTCAACAAGCTGTTGGTTAATATGGATAAGATAGACCTGAAACATCAAAAGGTGGGTATTAAGGATATCGAATTGAATGATACCAAAGCTGCCCTAAGCTTTGCCAAACCTCAAACGGTTGCAAAAGCTATTGTTAAAACTGCCAAAAAGCTGGATACCCTTGTGGCCGCTCCGCAATCGTCGCGGTGGGCCGTTACGCTGGGTAAAATCAGCTTAAATAACAATAATGTTAAGTTTGATAATAACGCGCAAAAGGCTATTGCCAAAGGCCTGGATTATGCCCACATGGACATTAGCGATCTGAATGTTGAAGCAGAGAATATTGCCTATACATCGGATACTATCTCTGGTAAAATAAACGACTTTTCTTTCGCCGAAAAAAGCGGATTGAAGATCAATAAATTCCATACCGCGTTCTTTTATGGGCCAACCAACGCCTACATGAATGATTTGTTATTGCAAACACCACAAACCACACTGCAAAAGTCGGTGCAGGTGCGGTACCCTTCTATCGCTGCTATCAGTAAAAACATTGGCTCGTTAGGTATTAATGCCGATTTGAATGGCAGCCGCCTGGGATTAAAAGATGTGTTATTGCTGATGCCAACAATGGCTGCTATGGAACCATTTAAATCATCGCCGGGGGCAGTATTTAAAATAAACGGCAAAGTAAGGGGGCAGGTAAATAACCTGGATATCCCCAGCCTGGATATTGCCGGCCTAAGTAACACCCGCATTAAGGCATCGGCAAAGCTTAAAGGCCTGCCCGATATCAACAAGGCTTATTTTGATGTTACTATAAACGATTTTAACACCAGCAGTGCCGATATTGCCAAACTGGCACCGGCAGGCAGCATCCCGGCAAACATAACCATCCCCGAAAATATGAACCTTAAAGGGAACTTTAAGGGGGGGATGTATACTTTTAACACCAAACTTGGTTTGAGATCGAGCCTTGGTGCCGCGGATGTTATTGCGTCGGTAAAAAACTTACAAAACAAGCAAAAGGCGAGTTATAAGGCCAATATTAAAGTTAACGAGCTAAACGTAGGCGCGCTTACCAAACAACCACAAACCGTAGGTAAAATTACTTTAACCGCTAATGTGGATGGTTATGGCCTTGACCCTAAAACGGCCAATATTAAGTTTGATGGTAACCTGGCCAATGCGTACGTAAAAGGTTATACCTATAAAAACCTGGCCTTGAAAGGCAGTTCGCACAATGGGGCTTACACCGCTGTAGCCCGGATGAAGGACCCTAATATTGATTTTAGCCTGGATGCCAAAGCCAATCTGAATAAAAAATATCCTTCGGCTTCGGGCACGTTAACCGTTGACAGCATCAACCTTAAGAAACTTAATTTTACAACGGGCGAAATGCGCTTTCATGGCAAGATAGTGGCTGATGTACCAACCGCCGATCCTGATTACCTGAACGCCGATGTTGAGGCTACCGATTTGCTGGTGGTTAACGGAACCCAACGCATAAAATTGGATACCATAAGCCTTATATCTACCGCTAATGCCGATAGCAGCACCCTGCGCTTGACAACGCCCGTATTGAGTGCCCACATGGCCGGTAAATACAAGCTAACCCAGGTTGGCGATGCTGTGCAGGATGTAATTAATAAATACTTTAACACCGCCATTGCAGGTGGGCAGCAGGTCGCCGTTACCAAAAAGGATGCAAAAGGTAAATTGGTTAAAACACGCAAAGTTAAACCTGCCGTAGCCGCCAAATATTCGCCGCAGCAATTTGTGTTTGATGCTAAACTGGTTAAAACACCTTTGCTTACCCAGTTTGCCCCCGATTTAAAACAACTTGACCCGGTACTGTTAAAAGGTAGTTTTAATAGCGATAGCGGCGAACTGATTGTAAACGGATCGATACCAAAAGTGGTTTACGGTACCAATACCATTAACAAGGGAAGCCTAAAAATAAATACAGGCAACAATGCGCTTAATTATAATCTATCTGTAGATGAAGTTAAAGTTGGCTCGTCGGTTGATCTGTTGTATACCAGCCTATCTGGCAGCGCCCAAAACAATAAGCTGGGCGTAAGCTTACAGGTAAAGGATGTTGCAAAAAAAGAGCGTTTTCGTGTAGCAGGCGCCTTGAGTGTTTTGCCGGATGAATACCGGTTTAGCTTTAACCAGGATGGCCTGCTGCTGGATTATATGCCCTGGGCGGTTAATGCCGATAACTTTTTGCAATATGGGCCGAAAGGAATATTAGCCCATAATTTTACTATAACCAACAATAACCAGGTGCTTAGTATTAATAGCAAAACGCAGGAAATGAATGCGCCGGTTGATGTTAAGTTCAGCAATTTTAAAATAGAGGGCCTTGCCAAGATGGCCAAACAGGATAGCCTGCAGGTAGGGGGCGTTATTAACGGAGATGCGGAGATTAGTAATTTCCAGGCTTCGCCGGTATTTACTGCAGCAATCAACATTAACGATTTTAATTTTAAAGGAGATACCGTAGGTAATATTGCCTTAAAGGTAAATAACCAAACGGCCGATGCTTATGCCGCCAATGTGGATATTACGGGCAAAGGGAACCAGGTTAAATTAGATGGCATTTACTATACCAATCCGGAAAGTAAGTTTGATCTTAACCTGAACATTGTAACCTTAAACATGAAAAGCATCGAAGGTTTTGCATTTGGTAGTATCCGCAACGCATCCGGTATCATCAGCGGTCAGTTAAAAATATCAGGAACAACTACAGCTCCGTCAATTCGCGGCGATGTTAATTTTAACAAAGTGGGTTTTAATGTTGCTATGCTCAACTCCTATTTTACTATGCCTAAGGAGAGCATTACTTTTAATGACCAGGGTATCCGCTTTAATGATTTTACACTGGTTGATTCAACCGGGAACAAGGCTATTGTTACCGGCAGCGTGTACACCAAAACCTATACCGACTTTGCGTTCGGCCTGGATATCAACTCAACCAACTTCAGGGCTGTAAACTCTACGCAGGCAGATAATAAGCTGTTTTACGGAAAGCTTTACGTTGACAGCCGCATCACAATTCGCGGTAATATGATAAAGCCCGTGGTTGATGCCACCCTTACCGTAAACCCCAAAACGGATATGACCTTTGTGCTGCCAACTACCGATCCGGGTATTGAGGACAGGGCGGGCGTAGTTGAAGCTATTGATCAAAATGCGCCGAAGCTGGATTCGATACTGTTGGCCAGGCAGCTGGATTCGCTCAAAAAAGCGGATGTAAAAGGGCTGGATGTATCGGCCAATATAAAAATAGATAAGGACGCAGCTTTCACTATTGTGGTTGACGAACGCAATGGCGATATAGTGCATTTGAAGGGCGAAGCCAATTTAAACGGTGGTATTGACCCGAGTGGGAAAATAAATTTAACAGGTACTTATGTGGTTAATTCGGGTTCATACAACCTGGCTTATGCTACTGTAAAGCGCACCTTCCAGTTTAAAAAGGGCAGCACTATTGTGTGGACAGGTGACCCCACCAGCGCCAACATCGATTTGACCGCGGTATATGTAGCAAACGTGCCCCCGATAGACCTGGTAGAAAACCAACTATCAGCAAATGATAATTCGGTGATGTATAAGCAGAAGCTGCCATTTAATGTTAACCTGAGCCTTAAAAACCAGCTGTTAACGCCAGATATCAGCTTTGATATTGTGTTGCCCGAGGGTAATTACACGGTATCATCAGATGTAGTAAACAACGTTAATACGCGGCTTGCCCAGGTAAGGCAGGACCCTAACGAGCTTAATAAACAAGTATTGGGTGTACTGGTGCTGGGCC
The genomic region above belongs to Mucilaginibacter sp. KACC 22773 and contains:
- a CDS encoding translocation/assembly module TamB domain-containing protein; this translates as MKKILRITLKTILWILVSVVLLVILVVILIQVPAVQNFAKDKAVTFLQNKIHTKVKIGHISLGLPKLLVLEDVYFEDQKKDTLIAGEKLKVDISMLKLLHNQVEVNEINLQGITANINRGADSVFNFDYIIKAFAGEQKKEVTPEDTTSTMKFSVDKVNLDRINVKYKDLTTGNDVSFLLGHFDTRIKDFDMDKMKFTIPKITLSGVNARIIQTPAGSSIAQAAKVDTAVQPLNLDLSLGQIDLSKIKVDYQSSEMTANINLNKLLVNMDKIDLKHQKVGIKDIELNDTKAALSFAKPQTVAKAIVKTAKKLDTLVAAPQSSRWAVTLGKISLNNNNVKFDNNAQKAIAKGLDYAHMDISDLNVEAENIAYTSDTISGKINDFSFAEKSGLKINKFHTAFFYGPTNAYMNDLLLQTPQTTLQKSVQVRYPSIAAISKNIGSLGINADLNGSRLGLKDVLLLMPTMAAMEPFKSSPGAVFKINGKVRGQVNNLDIPSLDIAGLSNTRIKASAKLKGLPDINKAYFDVTINDFNTSSADIAKLAPAGSIPANITIPENMNLKGNFKGGMYTFNTKLGLRSSLGAADVIASVKNLQNKQKASYKANIKVNELNVGALTKQPQTVGKITLTANVDGYGLDPKTANIKFDGNLANAYVKGYTYKNLALKGSSHNGAYTAVARMKDPNIDFSLDAKANLNKKYPSASGTLTVDSINLKKLNFTTGEMRFHGKIVADVPTADPDYLNADVEATDLLVVNGTQRIKLDTISLISTANADSSTLRLTTPVLSAHMAGKYKLTQVGDAVQDVINKYFNTAIAGGQQVAVTKKDAKGKLVKTRKVKPAVAAKYSPQQFVFDAKLVKTPLLTQFAPDLKQLDPVLLKGSFNSDSGELIVNGSIPKVVYGTNTINKGSLKINTGNNALNYNLSVDEVKVGSSVDLLYTSLSGSAQNNKLGVSLQVKDVAKKERFRVAGALSVLPDEYRFSFNQDGLLLDYMPWAVNADNFLQYGPKGILAHNFTITNNNQVLSINSKTQEMNAPVDVKFSNFKIEGLAKMAKQDSLQVGGVINGDAEISNFQASPVFTAAININDFNFKGDTVGNIALKVNNQTADAYAANVDITGKGNQVKLDGIYYTNPESKFDLNLNIVTLNMKSIEGFAFGSIRNASGIISGQLKISGTTTAPSIRGDVNFNKVGFNVAMLNSYFTMPKESITFNDQGIRFNDFTLVDSTGNKAIVTGSVYTKTYTDFAFGLDINSTNFRAVNSTQADNKLFYGKLYVDSRITIRGNMIKPVVDATLTVNPKTDMTFVLPTTDPGIEDRAGVVEAIDQNAPKLDSILLARQLDSLKKADVKGLDVSANIKIDKDAAFTIVVDERNGDIVHLKGEANLNGGIDPSGKINLTGTYVVNSGSYNLAYATVKRTFQFKKGSTIVWTGDPTSANIDLTAVYVANVPPIDLVENQLSANDNSVMYKQKLPFNVNLSLKNQLLTPDISFDIVLPEGNYTVSSDVVNNVNTRLAQVRQDPNELNKQVLGVLVLGHFIGDNPLQSQGGGGGVEGAIRNSVSSLLSDQLNKLAGSLISGVDLNFGLTSGEDYSSGTATNRTDLNVGLSKRFLNDRLTVSVGNNFNLEGAQQGQKATNIAGDVSVGYKLSKDGRYALRAYRKDEFIVIQGQVIETGLGFTLTVDYNRFREIFRKRTEEEKELRRKYKQEQKEKDKAKEAADKAAAEKAQNTPTS